The proteins below are encoded in one region of Thermosulfurimonas marina:
- a CDS encoding 30S ribosomal protein S1: MSETQVTENFESLLETQSEPVHLRRGAVVEGRVLAINPDWTFVDIGYKSEGIVATEEFRRADGTLRVQEGDRIEVLVERVRGQDGLVRLSFAKLLQSRAWERILSAQKEGGVLEAYVVEPIKGGFAVEIEGVRAFLPFSHAYLEPPRERNEIVGKTIRVEVLSASRRRNNVVVSHKNVLEKEREARRRELLESLEEGQVVEGTVSKILDYGVFVDLGGLDAFMHLSDLSWGKVRHPEDLLREGDRLRVRVLSVDREKAKIKVGLKQLTPDPWERVAEKYREGDRVTGRVVSLTSFGAFVEVEPGVEGLIHISELSWTKRVKHPREMLSVGDQVEVVILKVDPEARRLSLSLRRVEPNPWEILAENMPPGTVIEAPVKTVTDFGIFVEVTQDIDGFIHISDLSWGRLEHPSERFKPGDVVRAVVLKIDPEREKLSLGIKQLRPDPWEVAPQKYPVGSTVSGRVTKVTDFGVFVEVEGGLEGLVHVSEISEERVEDPAKLFEVGQEVKAKVLRLDPEKRRLSLSIRRYQEEAEREAYLGEGSRAGVTLGDFLKEATPSK; the protein is encoded by the coding sequence GTCGGAAACACAGGTCACGGAAAACTTTGAATCCCTTCTTGAAACCCAGAGCGAGCCCGTGCACCTTCGTCGAGGGGCGGTGGTGGAAGGCCGGGTGCTCGCCATCAATCCCGACTGGACCTTTGTGGATATCGGGTATAAGTCCGAAGGGATCGTGGCTACGGAGGAATTCCGGCGGGCCGACGGCACGCTTAGGGTGCAGGAGGGGGACCGTATAGAGGTTCTGGTGGAGCGGGTGCGTGGTCAGGACGGCCTGGTCCGGCTTTCCTTTGCCAAGCTCCTTCAGTCTCGGGCCTGGGAGCGCATCCTTTCCGCCCAGAAAGAAGGTGGGGTGCTTGAGGCCTATGTGGTGGAACCGATCAAGGGAGGTTTTGCCGTAGAGATCGAAGGGGTGCGGGCCTTTCTCCCCTTCTCGCATGCCTATCTGGAGCCCCCGCGGGAGCGCAACGAGATTGTGGGGAAGACCATTCGGGTGGAGGTCCTTTCGGCCTCCCGCAGGCGGAACAACGTGGTGGTCTCTCATAAAAACGTCCTGGAGAAAGAAAGGGAGGCCCGCCGCCGCGAGCTCCTGGAGTCCCTGGAAGAGGGACAGGTGGTGGAGGGTACGGTAAGCAAGATCTTGGACTACGGAGTGTTTGTGGATCTCGGGGGTCTGGATGCCTTTATGCATCTTTCGGACCTTTCCTGGGGCAAGGTCCGCCATCCGGAAGACCTCCTGCGGGAAGGGGATCGTCTCCGGGTGCGGGTCCTTTCGGTGGACCGGGAAAAGGCCAAGATCAAGGTGGGTCTCAAGCAGCTCACCCCGGACCCCTGGGAGAGGGTGGCCGAAAAGTATCGTGAGGGAGACCGGGTGACCGGAAGGGTGGTCTCCCTGACCTCCTTTGGGGCCTTTGTGGAGGTGGAGCCCGGGGTAGAGGGTCTGATCCACATCTCCGAGCTTTCCTGGACCAAGAGGGTCAAGCATCCCCGAGAGATGCTCTCGGTGGGCGACCAGGTGGAGGTGGTCATCCTCAAGGTGGATCCCGAGGCCCGGAGGCTTTCTCTGAGTCTGCGCCGGGTAGAACCCAATCCCTGGGAGATCCTGGCGGAAAATATGCCTCCGGGAACGGTGATCGAGGCCCCGGTAAAGACGGTGACCGATTTCGGAATCTTTGTGGAAGTGACCCAGGATATCGACGGCTTTATCCATATTTCGGACCTTTCCTGGGGGCGCTTGGAGCACCCTTCGGAAAGATTCAAACCCGGGGATGTGGTCCGGGCGGTGGTCCTTAAGATCGATCCCGAAAGGGAAAAGCTCAGTCTGGGAATCAAGCAGCTCCGTCCGGACCCCTGGGAGGTGGCTCCTCAGAAGTACCCGGTGGGGAGCACCGTGAGCGGTCGGGTGACCAAGGTGACCGACTTTGGGGTCTTTGTGGAGGTGGAGGGGGGCCTGGAAGGGCTGGTCCATGTTTCGGAGATCAGCGAGGAGCGGGTGGAAGACCCGGCCAAGCTCTTTGAGGTGGGCCAGGAGGTCAAGGCCAAGGTCCTGCGGCTCGATCCCGAAAAGAGGCGTCTTTCCCTTTCCATTCGCCGTTATCAAGAGGAGGCGGAAAGGGAGGCCTATCTCGGAGAGGGCAGCCGGGCCGGAGTCACCCTGGGGGATTTTCTGAAAGAGGCCACCCCATCTAAGTAG